Proteins from a single region of Cytophagaceae bacterium:
- a CDS encoding helix-turn-helix domain-containing protein — protein sequence MIKQSIDIESIVIKPIANTEDFEKANAIINNLIDSDMIEDSTQRQKALEILDAITTLAVEYEKKHFPIPSPDPVSAIIERMEMLNLSQKEVAKYFGGENRVSEVLNRKRRLSLKMIREIHKNLGISAEVLIA from the coding sequence ATGATAAAGCAAAGCATTGATATTGAAAGTATTGTAATAAAGCCTATTGCAAATACAGAAGATTTTGAAAAGGCTAATGCAATCATAAATAATCTAATTGATTCTGATATGATTGAAGACAGCACTCAAAGACAAAAGGCCCTTGAAATTTTAGATGCAATTACAACACTTGCTGTTGAATATGAAAAAAAGCATTTTCCTATTCCTTCTCCAGACCCGGTTTCTGCGATTATCGAAAGAATGGAAATGTTAAATCTTTCACAAAAAGAAGTTGCAAAATATTTTGGTGGTGAAAACCGTGTTTCGGAGGTGTTAAACCGAAAGAGAAGGCTTAGCTTAAAAATGATAAGAGAAATACATAAGAATCTTGGAATATCGGCAGAGGTTTTAATAGCCTAA
- a CDS encoding carbohydrate binding family 9 domain-containing protein, translating to MINIQISAQDNRKVFHIRKSNEPIKLDGKLNEAVWQAAETVNNFFLNKPFDTSFAKSQTEVKMTFDDKFLYVAMVAQQKKSDYTISSFKRDFESGTSDVFSINIDAFSDQLNGMQFGVSPLNVQREGLISLGEEIDYSWDNKWFSVVSNHEDHWVLEVAIPFTTLRYKVRPSQNIWRINFSRFFMKTNEVSTWTPVPRNFRPNNLAFTGEMIWDDNPPEPGVNISLIPYISGGYAVDFPRGDKLEELPHDKSSTKGIGMDAKVAITPSLNLDLTINPDFSQVEVDAQQTNLSRFELFFPEKRQFFIENSDLFDKFGFPGSRPFFSRRIGLTENPFTHLVEQVPIIAGARLSGKINKDWRVGLMNMQTAKVSKGDNRYLPATNYSVGVLQRQLWTRSYIGVIGINKETIFGNIPESSLQGVNKYNRLLGLEFNYYSPDNRLETESYYHQTFSPIGGKDASTINQYIGYHHPHLDVNLGVARIGKDFQSEVGYTPRTGVYTVYRPITIILNPKNKKISKYINAYGIGMEGSDVFDLKGKRLDTEQPVFLFLNTPAEGELSGGYYMAYTYLYEPFDPTNASENPNPDFQTGVVPVSTGGYKMGSVFINVKSPQKYNFSTEFLLYHGTYFGGKNTGIESKFSYRIQPYGRVSMDLYMNDIHLPKPHNSTRYWLIGPKAEVSFSKSLFLNTYFQYNSQTNNTNINTRIQWRYKPVSDIFLVYTDNYFAEEIPRYRIQPWTPKNRAIILKMTYWLNL from the coding sequence TTGATAAATATACAAATTTCTGCACAAGATAACCGAAAAGTTTTTCATATCAGGAAATCAAACGAACCCATCAAACTGGACGGAAAATTAAATGAAGCAGTTTGGCAGGCAGCGGAAACAGTTAATAATTTTTTCCTGAATAAACCCTTTGACACTTCATTTGCAAAAAGTCAGACGGAGGTAAAAATGACTTTTGATGACAAGTTTTTGTATGTGGCTATGGTGGCTCAGCAGAAAAAAAGCGACTATACCATCAGCTCATTTAAAAGAGATTTTGAAAGCGGTACAAGTGATGTTTTTTCCATAAATATTGATGCTTTCAGTGACCAACTCAATGGAATGCAGTTTGGAGTTTCACCATTAAATGTTCAGCGTGAGGGTTTGATTTCTCTTGGAGAAGAAATTGACTATTCTTGGGATAATAAATGGTTTTCGGTGGTAAGCAACCACGAGGACCACTGGGTTTTGGAAGTGGCTATACCTTTCACTACACTCAGATACAAAGTAAGGCCATCCCAGAATATTTGGAGAATAAATTTCAGCAGGTTTTTTATGAAAACCAACGAAGTTTCCACCTGGACGCCTGTGCCGAGGAACTTCAGACCCAATAACCTTGCATTTACCGGTGAAATGATTTGGGATGATAATCCCCCTGAGCCCGGAGTGAATATTTCGCTTATTCCATACATTTCCGGAGGTTATGCAGTTGACTTTCCAAGAGGAGATAAGCTGGAAGAACTACCCCATGACAAATCTTCCACCAAAGGAATTGGCATGGATGCAAAGGTGGCCATTACCCCCTCTTTAAATCTTGATCTTACTATTAATCCTGATTTTTCGCAGGTGGAAGTAGATGCTCAACAAACCAATCTGAGTCGTTTTGAATTGTTTTTTCCAGAAAAAAGGCAATTTTTTATTGAAAACTCTGATCTATTTGACAAGTTTGGCTTCCCGGGTTCACGACCATTTTTTTCGAGGAGAATAGGCTTGACAGAAAATCCATTTACTCATTTGGTGGAGCAGGTACCTATTATTGCAGGTGCACGATTAAGCGGTAAAATAAATAAAGACTGGCGGGTAGGCTTGATGAATATGCAGACAGCCAAAGTAAGTAAGGGTGATAACCGGTATTTGCCTGCAACAAATTATTCGGTGGGTGTACTTCAAAGGCAACTTTGGACCCGCTCGTATATTGGGGTTATAGGTATCAATAAAGAGACTATTTTTGGAAATATCCCGGAAAGTTCTTTACAAGGTGTCAATAAATACAACCGGCTGCTGGGACTGGAATTTAATTATTATTCACCTGATAACCGCCTTGAAACAGAATCTTATTATCATCAGACATTCAGCCCGATAGGGGGAAAAGACGCCAGCACGATCAATCAATATATTGGTTATCATCATCCTCATCTAGATGTCAATTTGGGTGTAGCCCGTATTGGTAAGGACTTTCAGTCAGAAGTTGGTTATACTCCGAGAACCGGAGTTTATACAGTTTACAGGCCAATCACGATTATTTTGAATCCAAAAAATAAGAAAATTTCAAAATATATCAATGCCTATGGGATCGGAATGGAGGGCTCTGATGTATTCGACCTGAAGGGTAAAAGGCTTGATACCGAACAACCGGTGTTTTTGTTTTTGAATACGCCTGCTGAAGGTGAGCTTTCCGGAGGCTATTACATGGCCTATACCTATCTTTATGAACCTTTTGATCCCACCAATGCAAGTGAGAATCCTAATCCTGATTTTCAAACAGGGGTTGTTCCGGTGAGTACTGGAGGTTATAAAATGGGAAGTGTATTTATAAATGTAAAAAGCCCGCAAAAATATAATTTCAGCACCGAGTTTCTTTTGTATCATGGTACCTATTTTGGAGGAAAAAATACAGGGATTGAATCCAAGTTTTCCTATCGAATTCAGCCCTATGGCCGTGTATCTATGGATTTATACATGAACGACATTCATCTGCCCAAACCGCATAATTCAACAAGATATTGGTTGATCGGTCCTAAAGCCGAGGTTTCGTTTTCTAAAAGTTTGTTTTTGAATACTTATTTTCAGTATAATTCTCAAACCAACAATACAAATATCAACACCAGAATCCAGTGGAGATATAAGCCGGTAAGTGATATATTTTTGGTTTATACCGACAATTATTTTGCTGAAGAAATCCCGAGGTACAGGATTCAACCCTGGACTCCTAAGAACAGAGCTATTATTTTGAAAATGACATATTGGTTAAATCTTTAA
- the ribD gene encoding bifunctional diaminohydroxyphosphoribosylaminopyrimidine deaminase/5-amino-6-(5-phosphoribosylamino)uracil reductase RibD — translation MRRALDLAALAREWVSPNPMVGCVIVHNDLIIGEGFHQKYGGPHAEVNAVADVKDQSLLSESTVYVSLEPCSHFGKTPPCADLLVNLNVKKVVICNLDPNPLVSGRGVKRLREAGIEVETGILEKEGEWLNRRFFKAMRVKKPYIIIKWAETADGFVAAKDGSPVKISNSVVDFNVHRWRAEEDAILVGFNTVKNDNPQLTNRLWPEGKNPVRVIIDKVLELSGENKIFDESAPTLILNSLKNQKEGHLEYLKIEGDFLQNAMLVLAQKGIHSVLVEGGPKTINSFFEAGLYDEIRVIKSHLILSEGIAAPHVPAGIPLRNEEKLLDNKIYYYN, via the coding sequence ATGAGGCGGGCTCTTGATCTGGCCGCTCTTGCTCGTGAGTGGGTGAGTCCCAACCCAATGGTGGGCTGTGTGATTGTACATAATGACCTGATTATTGGGGAAGGATTTCACCAAAAATATGGTGGTCCACATGCCGAAGTCAATGCCGTGGCTGATGTAAAAGACCAAAGTTTACTTTCAGAGAGCACAGTGTATGTAAGTCTGGAGCCTTGCAGCCATTTTGGGAAGACTCCCCCCTGTGCCGATTTGCTGGTAAATCTGAATGTAAAAAAAGTAGTTATCTGTAATCTTGATCCCAATCCGTTGGTAAGCGGGAGAGGGGTCAAGCGACTTAGAGAAGCAGGAATTGAAGTCGAAACCGGAATATTAGAAAAAGAAGGAGAGTGGCTCAACCGAAGGTTTTTTAAAGCCATGCGAGTGAAAAAGCCCTACATTATTATTAAATGGGCTGAAACTGCCGATGGTTTTGTAGCTGCAAAAGATGGCTCTCCGGTAAAAATATCAAATAGCGTTGTTGATTTTAATGTTCATCGCTGGCGGGCAGAAGAGGACGCAATTTTGGTTGGCTTTAATACGGTGAAAAACGATAACCCGCAATTGACTAATCGACTTTGGCCGGAAGGCAAAAACCCGGTCAGGGTGATTATTGATAAAGTTTTGGAGCTTTCCGGAGAAAATAAAATATTTGATGAGTCTGCACCAACCTTGATCCTTAACAGTTTAAAAAATCAAAAAGAAGGTCATCTGGAATATTTAAAAATTGAAGGTGATTTTCTTCAAAACGCCATGCTGGTACTGGCTCAAAAAGGAATTCACTCCGTTTTAGTTGAGGGTGGGCCTAAAACCATCAACTCATTTTTTGAAGCCGGGCTTTATGACGAAATAAGAGTAATAAAAAGTCATTTAATATTGAGTGAAGGTATCGCGGCTCCACATGTACCTGCCGGAATTCCCCTCCGAAATGAAGAAAAACTTCTGGATAATAAAATTTATTATTACAACTGA
- a CDS encoding type II toxin-antitoxin system HigB family toxin: MKIYSKGTLRKFWDMYPDARPSLETWYSIVEATSFKEPGEITRLFKNADSLKNNRIIFNICRNKYRLIVKFEFQFQSAYVRFIGTHKEYDKIVDIHNV; the protein is encoded by the coding sequence ATGAAAATATATAGTAAAGGTACCCTCAGGAAGTTTTGGGATATGTATCCCGATGCTAGGCCTTCACTAGAAACCTGGTATTCAATTGTTGAAGCTACGAGTTTTAAGGAGCCTGGAGAAATAACCAGATTGTTTAAAAATGCTGATAGTCTAAAAAACAATAGAATAATTTTCAATATTTGTCGCAACAAGTACAGGTTAATTGTGAAATTTGAATTTCAGTTTCAGTCAGCTTATGTTAGGTTTATTGGAACTCATAAAGAATATGATAAAATAGTTGATATTCATAATGTTTAA
- a CDS encoding D-2-hydroxyacid dehydrogenase has translation MKIVFLDSYTVNPKEVNLDRFKQLGDFIHYDRTTPGQVLERAKDAEIILTNKVVISAEIMKQLPDLKFIGVTATGYNVIDIAAAKEKGIIVTNARNYGSNAVAQHVIAMILEFTNRLPEHDNLKKWASQPDFCYYDFTFSELSGKTLGLIGFGNIAKKVAQLALAFGMKILVFKPNPLLENIEGISQTNLESLLEKSDFVSLHCPLSLENEKFMNIEAFEKMKKTAILLNTARGGLINETDLKNALENEIIAGAYLDVLTVEPPQVDHPFLGLKNCKISPHIAWASIEARNRLMDIVFENIRMFQEGKPQNVIE, from the coding sequence ATGAAAATAGTTTTTCTTGACTCCTATACAGTAAACCCGAAAGAAGTAAATCTGGATAGATTCAAACAATTGGGGGATTTTATACATTATGACCGCACTACACCTGGGCAGGTTTTGGAAAGAGCCAAAGATGCCGAGATTATCCTGACCAATAAAGTGGTGATTTCGGCTGAAATAATGAAACAACTTCCTGATTTGAAATTTATTGGAGTCACCGCTACCGGATATAATGTGATAGATATAGCCGCCGCAAAAGAAAAAGGAATAATTGTAACCAATGCCCGGAATTATGGTTCTAATGCAGTGGCTCAACATGTAATTGCCATGATACTTGAATTCACCAATCGTTTGCCGGAGCATGATAATCTTAAAAAATGGGCCTCACAACCAGATTTTTGTTATTATGATTTTACTTTTTCAGAGCTTTCAGGTAAAACATTAGGACTTATTGGCTTTGGAAATATTGCCAAAAAAGTAGCTCAGCTGGCACTGGCCTTTGGAATGAAAATATTGGTATTTAAGCCCAATCCATTGCTGGAAAATATAGAAGGAATTTCCCAAACTAATCTTGAATCGCTGTTGGAGAAATCAGATTTTGTGAGTTTACATTGTCCATTAAGTCTAGAAAATGAGAAATTTATGAATATAGAGGCATTTGAAAAAATGAAAAAAACAGCTATTCTCCTAAATACTGCTCGTGGAGGGTTAATCAATGAAACTGATTTAAAAAATGCACTTGAAAACGAAATCATTGCCGGAGCCTATCTCGATGTTTTAACTGTAGAACCACCCCAAGTGGATCACCCTTTTCTTGGACTGAAAAACTGCAAAATATCACCTCACATAGCCTGGGCGAGTATTGAGGCCCGAAATAGATTAATGGATATAGTCTTTGAAAATATAAGGATGTTTCAGGAAGGAAAGCCTCAGAATGTGATAGAGTAA
- a CDS encoding glycoside hydrolase family 95 protein encodes MKFKFLLFFLLSQYSFSQKTPLKLWYKQPAGYFEEALPIGNGMQGATIFGGTETDKIFLNDLTLWSGEPVNANMNPEAYKYLPLVREALKNENYKAADSLIRNIQGKFSESYAPLGTLYFDFKKGKTNNYYRELSLDDAFARVNYEQDGSKISREYFYSNPDKALIIKIKSSAPGKLNFDLRFESLLKYSVKPENKTLVFEGRAPIKADPNYVNNNIDPVVYAENRGTRFFGNITLKNKGGKIGKTATAISVQNATEVVVIVSMATSFNGFDIDPFTQGKDEKAIVKNQLSAMQSKSYEVLKNRHLADYKNYFDRVKLDLNPGKIEDLPTDERLKKYATGAEDRYLETLYFQFGRYLLISSSRTSGVPANLQGLWNPYVRPPWSSNYTMNINAEENYWLAENTNLSELHAPFLSFIENLEKTGRITAKTFYGANGWACHHNSDIWAMTNPVGNFGKGDPVWANWAMGGTWASTHLWEHYLFTKDKQFLKEKAYPLMKGAAEFCLSMLVKDQNDQYITSPSTSPENVYITDKGYKGATLYGGTADIAMIKELFVDLIGAINVLENDWDFKNKLEEVLANLHPYQVGKKGNLQEWYYDWADPEPQHRHQSHLYGMFPGSHLNMTETPGLAKAVKTTLEIKGDETTGWSKGWRINLWARLWDGNRAYKMYRELLKYVEPDEVKVNYQRGGGTYPNLFDAHPPFQIDGNFGGAAAVAEMLLQSTSDKIILLPALPDAWKTGSVKGLKARGGFEVDMSWEAGKLKTLTIKGKPGGETEIVYKDYVKNISLEKDKIFEAKF; translated from the coding sequence ATGAAGTTCAAATTCCTTCTCTTTTTCCTGCTTTCTCAATATTCTTTTTCCCAAAAAACGCCTTTAAAACTGTGGTACAAACAACCTGCAGGCTATTTTGAAGAAGCATTGCCTATAGGAAATGGGATGCAGGGAGCTACTATTTTTGGAGGTACCGAGACCGATAAAATATTTCTAAATGACCTCACTTTGTGGTCGGGAGAACCGGTAAACGCCAATATGAATCCTGAAGCTTACAAATATTTGCCATTGGTAAGAGAAGCTTTGAAAAATGAAAATTACAAGGCTGCCGATTCATTAATCAGAAATATTCAGGGGAAATTCTCGGAATCTTATGCTCCTTTGGGAACGCTATATTTTGATTTCAAAAAAGGAAAAACCAATAATTATTACCGGGAACTATCTCTCGATGATGCCTTCGCCAGAGTAAATTATGAACAGGATGGTTCCAAAATCAGTCGGGAATATTTTTATTCAAATCCTGATAAAGCATTAATTATCAAGATAAAAAGTTCAGCCCCCGGAAAGTTGAATTTTGATCTCAGGTTTGAATCGCTTCTGAAATATTCGGTAAAACCCGAAAATAAGACCTTGGTTTTTGAAGGCAGAGCTCCCATTAAGGCCGATCCCAATTATGTGAATAACAACATAGACCCTGTAGTTTATGCTGAAAATCGGGGGACACGATTTTTTGGAAATATAACTTTAAAAAATAAAGGTGGAAAAATTGGAAAAACTGCTACCGCAATTTCGGTTCAAAATGCCACAGAGGTCGTTGTCATCGTGAGTATGGCAACCAGTTTCAATGGATTTGATATAGACCCATTTACACAAGGTAAAGATGAAAAAGCCATTGTAAAAAATCAATTAAGTGCCATGCAGTCAAAATCTTATGAAGTATTAAAGAATAGACATTTAGCAGATTACAAAAATTATTTTGACCGGGTAAAACTCGATTTGAACCCCGGAAAAATCGAAGACCTACCCACAGATGAAAGACTAAAAAAATATGCCACAGGTGCTGAAGACCGCTATCTGGAAACCTTATATTTCCAGTTTGGAAGATATTTGCTCATCAGTAGTTCCAGGACTTCGGGAGTACCAGCAAACCTGCAGGGCTTGTGGAATCCTTATGTGAGGCCACCGTGGAGCAGTAACTACACGATGAACATCAACGCCGAAGAAAACTATTGGCTGGCTGAAAATACCAATCTCTCTGAATTGCATGCCCCTTTTCTTTCATTTATTGAAAACCTCGAAAAAACCGGTCGAATCACTGCAAAAACCTTTTACGGAGCCAACGGTTGGGCTTGTCACCATAATTCCGATATTTGGGCCATGACCAATCCGGTGGGTAATTTTGGCAAAGGTGACCCAGTCTGGGCCAATTGGGCCATGGGAGGTACCTGGGCCAGTACGCATTTGTGGGAGCATTATCTTTTCACAAAAGACAAGCAATTTCTGAAAGAAAAAGCCTATCCACTCATGAAAGGTGCTGCTGAATTTTGTCTTTCGATGCTCGTAAAAGATCAGAACGACCAATACATTACTTCGCCTTCTACTTCGCCAGAAAACGTCTATATCACTGATAAAGGTTACAAAGGAGCCACACTTTATGGGGGTACCGCTGACATTGCGATGATAAAAGAGCTTTTTGTTGATTTGATAGGTGCAATAAACGTTTTGGAAAACGACTGGGATTTCAAAAATAAACTTGAAGAAGTGCTGGCCAATCTGCACCCTTATCAGGTGGGCAAAAAGGGGAATTTGCAGGAGTGGTATTATGATTGGGCCGACCCTGAGCCCCAGCATCGTCATCAGTCACATTTGTATGGAATGTTTCCGGGCTCACATCTCAATATGACCGAAACACCCGGTCTTGCCAAAGCTGTAAAAACTACTCTGGAAATCAAAGGTGATGAAACTACAGGCTGGTCAAAAGGTTGGAGAATAAACCTCTGGGCACGGCTCTGGGATGGCAACAGGGCATATAAAATGTACAGAGAGCTGCTTAAATATGTGGAGCCCGACGAAGTTAAAGTAAACTACCAAAGAGGTGGTGGCACCTATCCCAATCTTTTTGACGCACACCCACCTTTCCAGATCGATGGAAACTTTGGCGGAGCAGCCGCTGTGGCCGAAATGCTGCTTCAGAGTACTTCAGACAAGATAATTTTGCTGCCCGCTTTGCCTGATGCCTGGAAAACCGGATCGGTAAAAGGACTAAAAGCCCGCGGTGGATTTGAAGTAGATATGAGTTGGGAAGCAGGAAAGCTTAAAACTTTGACTATCAAAGGAAAACCAGGTGGTGAGACCGAGATAGTGTATAAAGATTATGTAAAAAATATTTCTTTGGAAAAGGATAAAATATTTGAAGCGAAGTTTTAA
- the rnr gene encoding ribonuclease R, whose translation MAKRKKKGAIASQKEQIHNFYKEFNDRIYTLNDLFNYLDVYDDDEKVFVKLILEDLVDEGKLVQVGRGRFALSEKNSEVENITGKVDFVNPKFAFIRYDDNESDVFVPADDLNGALDGDTVKVVITGKRRGGKNPEGRVVEILERGKNRIVGKVKVFANYALVKPDNKGFHEDVFVSKDKINEAKTNDLVIVEIESYPNGSIQASGKIIEILGQAGDNDAEMNAIMAEFGLPVKFPDDVHNEAEAISEVITPAEIKKRKDFRDTLTFTIDPADAKDFDDAISYKKLDNGNVEVGVHIADVSHYLQPGTRLEEEAYRRATSVYLVDRTIPMLPEKLSNNLCSLRPHEDKLVFSAVFEVNENAEVLREWFGRSIIHSDRRFSYEEAQEILEPDAPIDQKYTEVLNNLNRMAKVLRNERFNKGAFNFETNEVKFTLDEKGRPIGVYQKVRKDAHKLIEEFMLLANKRVAMYVYNLNQKTKAPEPFTMVYRVHEPPNPTKIDTFARFATKLGFEVKTNTNAQLSKSLNALMFKIEGTPMQNVLESLAVRTMSKARYSTANLGHFGLAFDHYSHFTSPIRRYPDVMAHRMLQHYLDGGSSLPEDDFESRCKHSSDMEKLASEAERASIKYKQVEYMSYMPSGTVFEGVVTGVTDFGLFAEIEDTGCEGMVRLADLTDDFYEYDADNYRVVGKRSNKIIGFGNKVKVKILATDLERRSMDLQLISVEGSSFKTSTNPTSNSRRSKNPGRADGKRSSKKRR comes from the coding sequence ATGGCAAAAAGAAAGAAAAAAGGGGCCATTGCCTCGCAAAAAGAGCAGATTCACAACTTTTATAAAGAGTTTAATGACAGAATTTATACCCTCAATGACCTCTTCAATTATCTGGATGTATATGATGACGACGAGAAAGTTTTTGTAAAACTCATACTCGAAGATCTGGTAGATGAAGGAAAACTGGTACAGGTGGGCAGAGGAAGATTTGCCCTTTCTGAAAAAAACTCTGAGGTAGAAAATATTACCGGAAAAGTAGATTTTGTAAATCCGAAATTTGCCTTCATTAGATATGATGACAATGAATCGGATGTTTTTGTACCCGCCGACGACCTCAATGGAGCCCTTGATGGCGACACCGTAAAAGTGGTCATTACCGGAAAAAGAAGAGGTGGGAAAAATCCGGAAGGCAGGGTGGTTGAGATTCTGGAAAGAGGAAAAAACCGGATAGTAGGAAAAGTAAAAGTTTTTGCGAATTATGCACTGGTAAAACCTGACAACAAAGGTTTTCATGAAGATGTTTTTGTTTCAAAAGATAAAATAAACGAAGCCAAGACCAACGATCTGGTTATCGTTGAGATAGAATCCTATCCCAACGGCAGCATACAGGCTTCCGGGAAAATAATAGAAATTTTAGGACAAGCCGGCGACAATGATGCCGAAATGAACGCCATTATGGCTGAGTTTGGATTGCCAGTAAAATTCCCCGACGACGTACACAATGAAGCCGAGGCCATAAGTGAGGTAATTACCCCAGCCGAAATTAAGAAAAGAAAAGACTTCAGAGATACGCTTACTTTCACGATAGACCCGGCCGACGCCAAAGATTTTGATGATGCCATAAGTTATAAAAAACTTGATAACGGCAATGTTGAGGTTGGAGTACATATCGCAGACGTGTCACATTACCTGCAGCCAGGCACCCGGCTTGAAGAAGAGGCATACCGCAGGGCCACATCTGTTTATCTGGTTGACCGTACTATTCCGATGTTGCCCGAAAAACTTTCTAATAATCTGTGCTCTTTGAGACCTCATGAAGATAAACTAGTTTTCTCTGCTGTATTTGAGGTGAATGAAAATGCGGAGGTCCTCAGGGAGTGGTTTGGCAGGAGTATAATTCATTCTGACCGGAGATTTTCGTATGAAGAAGCCCAGGAAATATTGGAACCTGACGCCCCTATTGACCAAAAATATACTGAAGTGCTCAATAATCTCAACCGCATGGCCAAAGTGCTAAGAAATGAGCGGTTCAATAAAGGAGCTTTTAATTTCGAAACCAATGAGGTAAAATTTACCCTTGACGAAAAAGGCAGGCCAATTGGTGTTTACCAAAAAGTAAGAAAAGATGCTCATAAATTGATTGAAGAATTTATGCTGCTGGCCAACAAACGTGTGGCCATGTATGTATATAATCTCAACCAAAAAACCAAAGCTCCGGAGCCCTTTACCATGGTTTACAGGGTGCATGAGCCCCCAAATCCTACTAAAATCGACACCTTTGCAAGGTTTGCCACAAAACTGGGTTTTGAAGTAAAAACCAATACCAACGCCCAATTGTCAAAGTCTTTGAACGCTCTGATGTTTAAAATTGAAGGAACCCCCATGCAAAATGTGCTGGAATCGCTTGCAGTAAGAACCATGAGCAAAGCTCGATATTCTACTGCAAACCTTGGGCATTTTGGATTGGCTTTTGATCATTACAGCCATTTTACTTCGCCTATCAGAAGATATCCCGATGTGATGGCACACCGCATGTTGCAGCATTACCTCGATGGCGGCTCATCGCTACCGGAAGATGATTTCGAATCCCGGTGCAAGCACAGCTCCGACATGGAAAAGCTCGCCTCAGAGGCCGAAAGGGCATCCATTAAATATAAACAAGTGGAATACATGAGTTATATGCCTTCAGGAACTGTCTTTGAAGGTGTGGTAACCGGTGTAACTGACTTTGGATTATTTGCCGAAATAGAAGACACCGGCTGTGAAGGTATGGTAAGATTGGCCGACCTCACCGACGATTTTTATGAATATGATGCTGACAATTACCGTGTAGTTGGGAAAAGAAGCAACAAAATCATTGGTTTTGGAAATAAAGTAAAAGTAAAAATCCTGGCTACTGACCTGGAACGCCGAAGTATGGACTTACAACTCATTTCGGTTGAGGGAAGCAGTTTTAAAACCAGTACTAATCCTACCTCCAATAGCCGACGTTCTAAAAATCCTGGACGAGCTGATGGTAAACGTAGCAGCAAGAAGCGGAGATAA